The Astyanax mexicanus isolate ESR-SI-001 chromosome 8, AstMex3_surface, whole genome shotgun sequence sequence CAGCGCGAGCCGCCATCGCTGACGGACACACACGCATACACCGCGGGACGGAGGATGGGTGACGTCATACAGCAACAGCACGAGGAGCCAATAGGAGAGCGGAGCTCAGCCCTCACGAGGCTGAGGACCAAAGCATGCACACACAGGcagcatccctctctctcccatcctctcccctctttctttctctttttctgtctccccCTCTATGTCTCTTCACCTatatctctatttttctctctgtgtttctttttctctctcgttctctcaatGTTTTTgccactccctctctttctctctttctatcgctCATTctatcagcctctctctctctttctctctctctccctttattgTATATTgtctcttctctcactctctctttgtattgctctttctatcactctctctctcttttctcttagcTGTCCCACCTTTGTTGAGATTCAGATCatggacagatgtcctgacatttttctttagaattATCTGGTATTATTCAGAATTTTTAGTTCCCACAGTAAAAGCAGAACATcttggcccagatgcagcaaaatgcatgccaaaccatgatacttccaccaccatgtttcacaggtgggataaggttcttatgctggaatgcagtgttttcctttacaCCTGTAAAAAGGTTTCTTCAATAAGTGTATACATATTTATTTGACtggtttaattgttttaatggaGCCTTTTGAATATGATTTTTGATTTTAATAAATGGTCCTATATAGAAACTAGAAGTGATTACTTTATTAAAAACGTTCTTTATGGGAATAAAAGGGAAAAGTGGTTTTGTATAGAACAATAACAACATAAAGAAGGTTAAAGGTTCGAGGAACACAGCCTGACCCGCAAAAGAGACAGTTTATAATAAAGAACAGCTTTATTCCAGTTTATTTAGGCTTCATTTTGAAATTAGCATAActttacacactcttacacacacactctctcacacacatattcATACACACAGGGCTGTGGTTAGAGACATTTCATGATGAAGAAGTCGCAGGTGGTACCCAGGGGGCAGCCACACAGTTTACCGATCCTTGCTCCCTTTCTTGCTGCACACTGCTCTCCTGcatcacactgagagagagagagagagagagagagagagagagagagctttttcACTTCCCAGAACACAACGTCAATACAATCTCTATAATCCCCACATACAGCCTAATTCACATTCCCTCTTTTTGTGCTGTCAGAAAAACCCAACTCAATTACAAACATGGTTTAGCTCCACCtactcagcctacagcagtttagctccacccattcaccctactgcagtttagctccacctattcagccttcagcagtttagctccacccattcaccctactgcagtttagctccacctattcagccttcagcagtttagctccacccattcaccctactgcagtttagctccacctattcagcctacagcagtttagctccacccattcagcctacagatgtttagccccacccattcagactacagcagtgtgtgagtgtgagtgcatgtgtgttaCCGAGGGCAGTTGTCCGAACTTCTTGGTGGCGTTGGGCAGCTGTTTATTCTTCAGCTTCTCCAGCACAGCCTGCAGAGCCTCTatctgacccacacacacacacacaaacatacatacacatgcGAAAAACAGTGTTAAGGTATGTCTGTCTGCATGTGCACTCCATTAAACCAATCTTGTATACATTGTATACCAGCTACTGAACAGGTTTAATGGTAGAgggtaatttatttatgtaacaaatgtttattattttcattaatcttattaaaGCTTAACTGTACAATTTTaccagtaatagtagtaataattaaCTCACCAACTG is a genomic window containing:
- the LOC111196401 gene encoding cocaine- and amphetamine-regulated transcript protein-like → MVSVRVVLITASFSLSIILTCCEDSPDTRSLHPDLKTLQERQLIEALQAVLEKLKNKQLPNATKKFGQLPSCDAGEQCAARKGARIGKLCGCPLGTTCDFFIMKCL